One part of the Flavobacteriales bacterium genome encodes these proteins:
- the porU gene encoding type IX secretion system sortase PorU, producing MRYFFIFVYLLLTFLTVNGQNSQYHFLDYKWHNDSLVVNEFKSHNLSFEFELTDIRSGFEIRVLNPIYVSCDSSEKKYLKNLLIDSIPQITYRSGKSRNNHIIRGEILPFIKHDDVYQKLLFAEVQVQFVDEPSARKSTSSVANSVLSTGNWYKIGVNTDGIYRLSFQDLESLGMNISSINPQNLRIYGHPGGLLPTDNASERTADLEELAIQVIGQSDGSFDANDYILFYGQSPNQWSLNSSGFFSRQQHYFDNYTYYFITADLGEGQRVPSVQSLSSADTTITIFDDYQIHENEEVNFIKSGKNWYGDVFDLVDSRTFNFNFPNRIGSANLKMILAANSPSPFNSNFSIDASGMQTQNLTISGINGSYNRANLKTFEELINPSSNTIQVNLEYSSSSSTGKGWIDFIEINSQRRLIMSGSQMPFRSLASVKPNSTTEFLLSNTNSNTKIWDVTDPLSPNTIAGQISGSEFSFKISTDVLREFIAFNGTYLSANLLGEIENQDLHSMKDVDYLIVSHPTFLEQANRLATFHETKGLNVEVVSPQQIYNEFSSGSQDVSAIRDFAKMLYEQENPLSYLLLFGDASYDPKDRLSTNTNYIVSYQSANSTNELYSYVTDDYFALLDEGESLISDALNIPFLDIGVGRFPVQTVAEAKSAVDKVIGYSSSESYGDWRLNMCFVGDDNDEQETVHSLQAEQLADYVASSYPNVNVDKIYLDAYEQESSTGGQRCASANNAISEAVNKGMFVVNYTGHGGELGWAHERILEIDDINSWSNENKLPLFMTATCEFSRYDDPARVSAGEQVFLKENGGAIALLTTSRVVFTGSNLDLNTAFLENLFPKDDDESFPRLGDVLMRTKNNVTDISNTNHRNFTLLGDPALLLAYPEYDIVLTEIQDSAKALGLVTISGEIQHNGTKLNNFNGLVFPKVYDKRKEFQTLGQDESPVFVFDLQKNLLFKGKSSVDNGEFTFSFIVPKDINYDFGNGKISLYAKGNIQDVLCDAYGYNLDMVVGGTTSDFEEDYTGPQINLFMNDTNFVVGGITDANPSLYALLYDENGINTVSNGIGHDMLAILDEESANPIVLNDFYESDVNSYKSGVIDYPFNTLSEGKHTLRVKVWDVYNNSAESTTEFVVLPSDNLSIQNLLNYPNPVVDFTSFYFEHNQNNEEMEVILQIMDLQGRIVKRIEQNIIPNGYRYGPISWDGNSEHGAELNTGVYIYSLLARLSNGKTAKNSGRLILIE from the coding sequence ATGCGATATTTCTTCATATTTGTTTATTTGTTATTAACTTTTTTGACTGTTAATGGGCAAAATTCTCAATACCATTTTCTAGATTATAAATGGCATAATGACTCTTTAGTTGTTAATGAATTTAAATCCCATAATTTGTCTTTCGAATTTGAGTTGACTGATATTAGGTCTGGCTTTGAAATTCGTGTTTTAAACCCAATCTATGTTTCTTGTGATTCCTCTGAAAAAAAATATTTAAAAAATCTTTTAATTGATTCAATACCTCAAATTACTTACCGCAGTGGTAAAAGTCGTAATAACCATATAATCAGAGGTGAAATTTTGCCTTTCATAAAACATGACGATGTCTACCAAAAATTACTATTTGCTGAAGTTCAAGTGCAGTTTGTTGATGAGCCTAGCGCAAGAAAATCAACATCTTCAGTTGCTAACTCCGTACTTTCTACTGGCAACTGGTACAAGATTGGCGTAAATACTGATGGAATATATCGATTATCCTTTCAAGATTTAGAGAGTTTAGGTATGAATATTTCGAGTATAAACCCTCAGAATTTAAGAATTTATGGCCATCCCGGGGGTTTGTTGCCCACAGATAATGCTTCTGAAAGGACTGCTGACTTAGAAGAATTAGCTATTCAAGTGATTGGTCAATCTGATGGTAGTTTTGATGCAAACGACTACATATTATTTTATGGTCAGTCACCTAATCAATGGAGTCTTAATAGTTCAGGTTTTTTCAGTCGTCAACAGCATTATTTTGATAACTACACCTATTATTTTATTACAGCAGATCTAGGAGAAGGCCAAAGAGTCCCTTCTGTTCAATCGCTTTCATCTGCGGATACCACAATTACAATCTTTGACGACTATCAGATTCATGAGAACGAGGAGGTGAACTTCATTAAGTCTGGTAAAAATTGGTACGGTGATGTCTTTGATTTGGTAGATTCGAGAACCTTCAATTTTAACTTTCCTAACAGAATAGGTTCAGCAAATTTGAAAATGATTTTAGCGGCTAATTCGCCCTCGCCATTTAACTCCAATTTCAGTATTGATGCTAGTGGGATGCAAACTCAGAATCTAACCATTTCTGGTATTAATGGGAGTTACAACCGTGCCAACCTCAAGACCTTTGAAGAGCTTATTAACCCCTCATCAAATACTATACAGGTAAATTTAGAATACAGCAGTTCTTCATCCACTGGTAAAGGTTGGATTGATTTTATAGAAATTAATTCTCAAAGACGGTTAATAATGAGTGGTAGTCAAATGCCATTTAGGTCATTAGCATCTGTTAAGCCAAATTCCACAACTGAATTTTTACTCTCTAATACCAATTCCAATACTAAGATTTGGGACGTGACAGACCCTCTTTCTCCTAATACTATTGCTGGTCAAATTTCAGGCTCGGAGTTTTCTTTTAAAATTTCAACAGACGTGCTTAGAGAGTTTATAGCCTTCAACGGCACTTATTTGTCGGCAAACCTTCTAGGAGAAATAGAAAATCAAGACTTACATTCTATGAAAGATGTTGATTATTTGATTGTATCGCACCCTACCTTTTTAGAACAAGCGAATAGACTGGCAACTTTCCATGAAACTAAGGGTCTGAATGTGGAGGTTGTAAGTCCGCAGCAGATTTATAATGAATTTTCATCTGGTAGTCAGGACGTGTCGGCAATAAGAGATTTTGCTAAAATGCTTTATGAACAAGAAAATCCCTTAAGTTATTTGTTGTTATTTGGAGATGCATCCTATGATCCTAAAGATAGACTTTCAACAAACACTAATTATATTGTTTCTTATCAGTCTGCAAACTCTACTAATGAGTTGTACTCTTACGTTACCGATGATTATTTTGCCTTATTGGATGAAGGAGAGAGTTTAATTTCGGATGCTTTAAATATTCCTTTTCTAGATATTGGAGTTGGTCGATTTCCTGTTCAAACAGTTGCAGAGGCCAAGAGTGCAGTAGATAAGGTGATAGGCTATAGCTCTTCTGAATCTTATGGCGATTGGCGATTGAATATGTGCTTTGTCGGTGATGATAACGATGAACAAGAAACGGTACATTCTTTACAAGCAGAACAACTTGCTGATTATGTAGCATCTTCTTACCCCAATGTGAATGTGGATAAAATATACTTAGATGCCTATGAGCAAGAATCCTCAACAGGAGGTCAGCGTTGCGCTAGTGCCAACAATGCTATTTCAGAAGCTGTCAATAAAGGTATGTTCGTAGTTAACTATACGGGGCATGGTGGAGAATTAGGCTGGGCTCATGAAAGGATATTAGAAATAGATGACATCAATTCTTGGAGTAATGAAAATAAATTGCCTTTATTTATGACTGCGACTTGTGAGTTCAGTCGTTACGATGATCCGGCAAGAGTATCGGCAGGCGAACAAGTTTTCTTGAAAGAAAATGGAGGGGCAATAGCCTTGCTAACTACTTCAAGAGTTGTGTTTACGGGTAGTAATTTGGATTTAAACACAGCTTTTTTAGAAAATTTATTTCCTAAAGACGATGATGAATCGTTTCCTAGGCTTGGTGATGTTTTGATGAGGACAAAAAACAACGTTACTGACATTTCAAATACTAATCATAGAAACTTTACTTTACTAGGCGACCCAGCTCTTCTGTTGGCGTATCCTGAATACGATATCGTGCTGACTGAAATTCAAGATAGTGCTAAAGCTTTGGGTCTCGTTACCATTTCAGGTGAAATACAACACAATGGTACTAAATTGAATAATTTCAATGGTTTAGTTTTTCCTAAGGTTTATGATAAACGAAAAGAATTTCAAACATTAGGTCAAGATGAATCTCCAGTTTTTGTGTTCGATCTACAAAAAAACCTACTTTTTAAAGGCAAATCATCGGTTGATAATGGCGAATTTACTTTTTCATTTATAGTACCTAAGGATATAAATTACGATTTCGGAAACGGCAAAATTAGTTTATATGCTAAAGGCAATATACAGGATGTTTTATGTGATGCGTATGGCTATAATTTAGATATGGTTGTTGGAGGTACAACGTCAGACTTTGAAGAAGACTATACGGGGCCACAAATTAATCTATTCATGAACGACACCAATTTTGTTGTAGGAGGCATTACAGATGCAAATCCATCGTTATATGCTCTTTTGTATGATGAAAATGGTATCAATACTGTTAGTAATGGCATTGGGCACGATATGTTGGCCATATTAGATGAAGAGTCTGCCAATCCAATAGTATTAAATGACTTCTATGAGTCTGATGTCAATAGTTATAAGAGTGGTGTTATTGATTATCCTTTTAACACTTTGTCAGAAGGTAAACATACCTTACGTGTTAAGGTTTGGGATGTTTATAACAATTCGGCAGAAAGTACTACGGAATTTGTTGTTCTTCCCTCGGATAATTTAAGCATTCAAAACCTTTTAAACTACCCAAATCCTGTGGTTGATTTCACTTCTTTTTATTTTGAGCACAATCAAAATAACGAAGAAATGGAAGTGATTTTGCAGATTATGGATTTACAAGGTAGAATAGTAAAGCGGATAGAACAAAATATCATTCCTAACGGCTACAGATATGGGCCAATAAGTTGGGATGGAAATTCAGAGCACGGAGCAGAGCTCAATACAGGAGTTTATATTTATTCCTTATTAGCTAGGCTGTCTAATGGAAAAACGGCTAAAAATTCGGGGCGTTTAATACTAATAGAGTAA
- the porV gene encoding type IX secretion system outer membrane channel protein PorV: MNQLKTLFAIFSLAFSVISVNVFAQQSENLDNWLNTITTSVPFLIISPDAKAGGMGDVGVASTPDAMSMHWNPAKYAFVKNDVGFSVCYTPWLKSLVPDINLSYLTGYKRLDENQVLGFSLRYFTLGEINFTDANNTPLGSFNPNEFSLDGGYALKLSPRFSTGVALRYVYSNLTGGQQVGTLATKPAHTVAGDISGYYIKEVRMAGKKMDWATGINISNIGAKVSYTETVDKDFIPTNLRVGSSLATDLDEYNQVSFEFNINKLLVPTPPMYNDDGEIISGLDPDVSVISGIAQSFYDAPYNDREVRELIYSTGVEYWYDKQFAVRTGYFYEHPTKGDRQFFTLGAGVRYNVFGLDFSYLIPVQGRDEVNAVNPLSNTLRFALTFDFSALEQVDN; encoded by the coding sequence ATGAATCAACTTAAGACATTATTTGCCATCTTCTCTCTAGCATTTTCAGTAATTTCTGTAAATGTTTTCGCTCAACAGTCAGAAAATTTAGACAACTGGCTCAACACAATTACGACCTCTGTACCTTTCTTAATTATAAGTCCTGATGCAAAAGCAGGTGGTATGGGAGATGTTGGTGTGGCTTCGACACCTGATGCGATGTCAATGCATTGGAATCCTGCAAAATACGCTTTTGTAAAAAATGATGTCGGCTTTTCTGTTTGTTATACTCCATGGTTAAAATCCTTAGTACCAGATATCAATTTATCCTATTTGACTGGTTATAAGCGATTAGATGAAAATCAAGTATTGGGTTTTTCTCTTCGTTATTTTACCCTTGGAGAAATTAATTTCACAGATGCAAATAATACGCCTTTAGGCTCTTTTAATCCAAATGAATTTTCTTTAGATGGTGGTTATGCTCTCAAACTATCGCCTCGATTTTCTACTGGTGTAGCATTAAGGTATGTATATTCTAATCTTACAGGAGGACAACAAGTAGGTACTCTGGCCACCAAACCAGCTCATACAGTTGCGGGTGATATTTCTGGATATTACATTAAGGAAGTAAGGATGGCAGGTAAAAAGATGGATTGGGCTACAGGTATTAATATTTCTAATATTGGTGCCAAAGTATCCTATACTGAAACTGTTGATAAAGATTTTATCCCTACAAATTTAAGAGTAGGTTCTTCACTGGCAACAGATTTAGACGAGTATAATCAAGTTTCCTTTGAATTTAACATTAATAAATTACTTGTCCCAACACCTCCTATGTACAACGATGATGGGGAAATAATCAGTGGTTTAGATCCAGATGTTTCCGTTATAAGTGGTATTGCCCAATCTTTTTATGACGCACCTTATAACGATAGAGAAGTTAGAGAGCTTATTTATTCTACTGGTGTTGAATACTGGTATGACAAGCAATTTGCTGTTAGAACGGGATATTTCTATGAACACCCTACAAAAGGAGATCGTCAATTTTTCACTTTAGGGGCTGGAGTTAGATACAATGTCTTTGGATTAGATTTCTCATATCTAATACCTGTTCAAGGTAGAGATGAAGTTAATGCGGTTAACCCTTTGTCTAATACCTTAAGATTTGCCTTAACATTCGACTTTAGCGCATTAGAGCAAGTCGATAATTAA
- the ispF gene encoding 2-C-methyl-D-erythritol 2,4-cyclodiphosphate synthase codes for MNIRIGYGYDVHQLREGEDLIVGGIHIPHVKGSVGHSDADVLIHTICDAILGAANMRDIGFHFPDTSADYKGIDSKILLRDVMALIRDKGYEIINIDSTVCLEKPKVNPHIPQMQEVLSDCMQIEVNQLSIKATTSEKMGFVGTEKGIAAHAVALLKF; via the coding sequence TTGAATATTAGAATAGGATACGGATACGATGTTCACCAGTTGAGGGAAGGAGAAGACCTAATAGTAGGTGGTATTCATATTCCTCATGTCAAAGGTTCGGTCGGTCATTCTGATGCCGATGTGCTTATTCACACCATATGCGATGCTATTTTGGGAGCGGCTAATATGCGAGATATTGGTTTTCATTTTCCAGATACTTCTGCTGATTACAAAGGCATTGACAGTAAAATATTACTGCGAGATGTGATGGCTTTAATAAGAGACAAGGGCTATGAAATTATCAATATTGATTCCACCGTCTGTTTAGAAAAGCCTAAAGTCAACCCCCATATTCCACAGATGCAAGAAGTCCTATCGGACTGTATGCAGATAGAAGTCAATCAACTATCCATTAAAGCCACTACATCAGAAAAGATGGGCTTTGTAGGTACTGAAAAGGGAATAGCTGCTCATGCCGTAGCCTTATTAAAGTTTTAA